One region of Oryza sativa Japonica Group chromosome 10, ASM3414082v1 genomic DNA includes:
- the LOC4348282 gene encoding heavy metal-associated isoprenylated plant protein 7 isoform X1, whose protein sequence is MVEELKESVKEEQAEKKEEAAKEKPDEPQEIVLKVDMHCEGCAKKVEKSLLRFEGVENVKADSRSKTVVVKSRAADPSKVCERVQRKTKRRVELIFPLPPPPEEEKKEEAPAPPPEEKKEEPPKTITVILKVQMHCDACAQILQKRISRTEGVESVETDLLNGLVVVKGVMDPAVLIESIQRKTRRPAVIVEEVKPREEEKKAEEEEKKPDEDKADGIEEIKKYDFWPPVQYYVEYVYPYPLPPPPTALVSEEFSDENPNACTVA, encoded by the exons ATGGTTGAA GAACTAAAGGAGTCTGTGAAAGAAGAGCAGGCTGAGAAAAAGGAGGAGGCAGCCAAGGAGAAGCCAGATGAACCACAAGAGATCGTACTGAAAGTCGACATGCACTGCGAAGGATGTGCAAAGAAGGTCGAGAAATCCCTCTTGAGATTTGAAG GAGTCGAAAACGTCAAGGCTGACAGTCGATCGAAGACGGTTGTGGTGAAAAGCAGGGCCGCAGATCCCTCAAAGGTCTGCGAGAGGGTTCAGAGGAAGACAAAGAGAAGAGTTGAGCTGATTTTCCCTCTTCCTCCACCTccagaagaggagaagaaagaggaggctCCAGCACCACctccagaagaaaagaaagaggag CCACCGAAGACAATAACTGTCATCTTGAAGGTCCAGATGCACTGCGACGCTTGTGCGCAGATTCTGCAAAAGCGTATAAGCAGGACAGAAG GTGTAGAATCGGTCGAGACTGATCTCCTCAACGGCCTAGTGGTCGTCAAAGGGGTGATGGATCCGGCTGTGCTCATCGAAAGCATCCAGCGGAAGACGCGGAGGCCGGCAGTCATCGTCGAAGAGGTGAAGccgcgggaggaggagaagaaggcagaggaggaagagaagaagccAGATGAGGATAAGGCCGACGGCATCGAAGAGATCAAGAAGTATGACTTCTGGCCGCCCGTCCAGTACTATGTCGAGTACGTCTACCCATACCCGctaccgccgccaccgacggcaCTGGTGTCCGAGGAGTTCAGTGACGAGAACCCGAACGCTTGCACCGTCGCGTGA
- the LOC4348282 gene encoding heavy metal-associated isoprenylated plant protein 7 isoform X2: MHCEGCAKKVEKSLLRFEGVENVKADSRSKTVVVKSRAADPSKVCERVQRKTKRRVELIFPLPPPPEEEKKEEAPAPPPEEKKEEPPKTITVILKVQMHCDACAQILQKRISRTEGVESVETDLLNGLVVVKGVMDPAVLIESIQRKTRRPAVIVEEVKPREEEKKAEEEEKKPDEDKADGIEEIKKYDFWPPVQYYVEYVYPYPLPPPPTALVSEEFSDENPNACTVA; the protein is encoded by the exons ATGCACTGCGAAGGATGTGCAAAGAAGGTCGAGAAATCCCTCTTGAGATTTGAAG GAGTCGAAAACGTCAAGGCTGACAGTCGATCGAAGACGGTTGTGGTGAAAAGCAGGGCCGCAGATCCCTCAAAGGTCTGCGAGAGGGTTCAGAGGAAGACAAAGAGAAGAGTTGAGCTGATTTTCCCTCTTCCTCCACCTccagaagaggagaagaaagaggaggctCCAGCACCACctccagaagaaaagaaagaggag CCACCGAAGACAATAACTGTCATCTTGAAGGTCCAGATGCACTGCGACGCTTGTGCGCAGATTCTGCAAAAGCGTATAAGCAGGACAGAAG GTGTAGAATCGGTCGAGACTGATCTCCTCAACGGCCTAGTGGTCGTCAAAGGGGTGATGGATCCGGCTGTGCTCATCGAAAGCATCCAGCGGAAGACGCGGAGGCCGGCAGTCATCGTCGAAGAGGTGAAGccgcgggaggaggagaagaaggcagaggaggaagagaagaagccAGATGAGGATAAGGCCGACGGCATCGAAGAGATCAAGAAGTATGACTTCTGGCCGCCCGTCCAGTACTATGTCGAGTACGTCTACCCATACCCGctaccgccgccaccgacggcaCTGGTGTCCGAGGAGTTCAGTGACGAGAACCCGAACGCTTGCACCGTCGCGTGA